The genomic DNA CGTATCAGCCGCAAGCTGGCGATACGATCGTGGATGCCGGCAACAGTGATCAAGTGACCGTCACCGGGCCATGGAGATCGAGCGACCGCGATTCCGAGCGGCATGGCGACGGCTATCTCGTTCTCGATCCAACAGCTGGTGGCGCGGTTCGGTTCGACTTGAACGTGCCGGAGAAAGGGAACTATGAGATCTTTGCGATGTGGAGTGCCCGAGGGCAACGGGCGAAAGAAGTTCCGTTTGCGATCACTCACGACGATGGAACAAAGACAGTCCGCGTTGATCAGCGACGCGATGGCGGCGTCTGGAACAGCTTGGGGACGTATTCGTTTTCCCCGGCCAAAGCGTCGGTCGAAGTGGCTGTAGAGAAAGCGAAGAACTACGTCATTGTGGATGCGATCTTGGTGGCACCGCGTCGATAGTTATCGCTGCACATAAATCGGCAAGTAGGCTAAGCCGGTGGTTTGTTAGCTGGAGTTGTCGTGTGAGGCAGTCGGTCGATGAGATGAGGAGTTGTTGTTAACGGTCCGAGCGGGCGATCGATCGACTAGCCAAACAGTTCTTCTGTCGGCTGAAGGGCCGATGGTGAGATCCGTCGGCCGAACTTGTCACTGTAGAAATCCCAAGTGACATTTTTGCACAGCGGTTTGTAATGCTTGATTACATCGCGGGCTGGACGCTGGAACGCGACGATGCCTTGGCTGTTCGCTTGGTTCGACTTTGACACTCGAGCAATGTCGGTGGGGTGAGTTGTCAGTAGGCTCGGCTGCTCCGCTTGCATCTCTTTGTCGATCTGCATCAAGTCGGTAGTCGGGAGCGACTGGCGAGCCCAGTCGCCGACAAGGATCATGTCGTCGGCGAGTTTGCCTTGTTGGAAGAGTTCAAACAGTTGGCCGATCATGATTGCTTGGGAATGTCCCAGCACGCGTAGGTCTCGCGACGTTTGAGCAAATGTCTCGCTGCCGACGAGTCCATATTCGTAGCGATCGGCGTCGTATTCCATCTGTCGCAGCAAGCCGCAGCTGATCGCATTGCTGGCGACCATAAAGCACCATAGAACACCGCGGGTACCGACGACACAAACCTGAGCTAGTTGGAGGACGAGGCCGATCCGGTAGTCCGATTCTTGAATCGCATCCTCTAACATCTCATCCAGAGCATCGCGTTGGTAGACAACTCGGGTGAACCACCAATTGATCTTTCGAATCAGCATCGTCGCCCCCATCCCGATCCGTTGGGAGAAGTGTCCAAATTCGTGCGCCAAGACGCCCGCGAGTTGTTGCATCGAGAGACCGGCCAGCAGTGGAACCCCAATCGTCAGGACCATGTTTCCGGTGGCGACGCTGAACAGCCCGCCCGCCGGTTGTGCCGAAGCGTTGACATCGTAATCGACATCGATTCGCGTCGGCTTCGGCGCCCCAACGGCTTCACATATCTGGTCGACGAATTCGAACAGCAAAGGTTCTCCACGCCGCGTCAGCGTGCGTCGCCGCGAGTCGGATGCGATTCGAAAGAAGAGTGGCTTGATGAGAAACAGGACCGTCACGACTCCTGCAATCGCCGGTGCGAGAACGGCCACGATATAGAAGATCGCCGCGCGGCCATGAGGGATGTGTGACATCAGTCCCGGAATGGTTACCGCGATGTAGTAGAAGACTCCAAATCCGGAAGCTGCGACCAACGCCAGGTAGGCCAGTGGGAGGATCGCCATCGCTATACCGACCAGCAGCAGTTGCAGGCGGTAGCCCATCGCAACCGGTTTACGCGGCAGTTTAGCGGTGAAGCCGGCTAGTAGTTCTTGAGATGTCAGCCGTTTGGCATCGTTGGCTTGCGTTTGCGCATTGACCAGCTGCTGCGCCTGGTCGATCGCTTCGGAGAGATCGGCAAACGGTTGGTCGCTCGAAGCGATGGGGAACTCCTCTTGGTCCGCCGTAGAGGGCTGGCTGGGAGGATTTGATGAGTCACCGAGATCCGCCGTAAGCGGCTGGCGCCTTGCCGCGTCGGAGGGCTTCGGCTGTGTCCGCTGCGGATTGCTTGGGGGCGGGATTTTAAGTGCGGTGCCGCACTTGTTGCATTTTGCTGAACGTCCAGCGGCCGCAGATGGTGCCCGCAATTGCTTCGAGCACTGTGGGCAGGGAAAGCGAACGTAGGATTCGGTAGCCATGATGCGGACTCGACGATGCTGGGCCGGTTGCAGTGAGCAGTGGCTCAGTATAACTGGTCAACGTGTTAGTTTGTTGTTCCGCAAAAGGTGGGTTTGGTTTCCCGGGGGGCGGTGAAGTTAGTCGCTCTCCGTACGACGGAGTTGACGCTACCGTGGCGCATAAAAAAACAGGTGATGTCCGCTGGGAAAGCGGACGCCACCTGTTGCTGAATCGATCAATTAGCTTGCGTTCAGTTGGCGCGTGCCAAGTTCTGACGCTTGAGGGCTTCGACGTAATCGCGAGTGATGTTCAAGACTTCGTCGTTGTAGAAGTTGTGACGGAAGACTTCATCGTCGGGCATCTCTGCTTCCAACAATTGCTTCTCCTCTTCCTTCTGCGAATCGAGTTCCTTGCGACGCGCGAAGAACTTGTCCTCTTGCAGCGAGACGAACTTCTCCGACTTCTGTCGTTGGTACGATTCGATGCGGCGCAACAGGTCGACAAACTCGTCGGACTTTTCGATCCGGTTTGCGGAATTGGTTCGGACCGTGTTCAACACATCGGCTCCCATCATGTTGTATTTACGATGCTTTGTCTTTTCGACACGATCGTGTTCCAACGCGTATTCCAGATCGGCTTCGCCAACATCCATATGCGTTGTCAACGAAGGCAGGATGATGTCGGCTTTGACACCTTCCTTCTGAGTGCTTTCGCCGTCGGGCAGGTAGAATTGTTGCAACGTAACTTTCAAGGCTCCGAAGTTCGGGGCGCGATTGCTTCGCAGGATCTCTTGGCCGAGGTCCATCAGAGTTTGCACGGTTCCCTTACCGTGAGTTGCTACGTCGCCAACGACGATGCCCCGTCCGTAGTCCTGGATCGCACCGGCGAGAATTTCGCTGGCACTCGCGCTGAACTTACTGGTCAGAACAACAAGCGGTCCGTCCCACGCGACGCCACTGTCTTCATCGGCATAGGGAGTGACTTGTCCGTCGCTGTCTTTGACTTGGACCACGGGGCCTTGATCGATGAACAGGCCGGTCAGATTGATCGCTTCGGTGAGGCTGCCACCGCCGTTCATCCGCAGGTCCAAGATAACCGCTGCGATGCCGTCGTCTTTGAATTCGTTCAAACGATCGCGAACGTCCTTGGTGCTGCTGCGATAATCGCGAGCGTTGCGACGAGCGGCTTCCATGTCCAGGTAGAAGCTAGGCAGGCTGATGTAGCCGATCTTCATCTTGGGTCCGGTCTCGCCATCGGTCTCAACGACTTGGCTGCGGGCAGCGCTGTCTTCGAGTTCGACTTTGGCACGCGTGATCGTGAGGATCTTCGTCTCGCCGGTGCCGCCCGACTTGATG from Rosistilla oblonga includes the following:
- a CDS encoding M48 family metalloprotease; protein product: MATESYVRFPCPQCSKQLRAPSAAAGRSAKCNKCGTALKIPPPSNPQRTQPKPSDAARRQPLTADLGDSSNPPSQPSTADQEEFPIASSDQPFADLSEAIDQAQQLVNAQTQANDAKRLTSQELLAGFTAKLPRKPVAMGYRLQLLLVGIAMAILPLAYLALVAASGFGVFYYIAVTIPGLMSHIPHGRAAIFYIVAVLAPAIAGVVTVLFLIKPLFFRIASDSRRRTLTRRGEPLLFEFVDQICEAVGAPKPTRIDVDYDVNASAQPAGGLFSVATGNMVLTIGVPLLAGLSMQQLAGVLAHEFGHFSQRIGMGATMLIRKINWWFTRVVYQRDALDEMLEDAIQESDYRIGLVLQLAQVCVVGTRGVLWCFMVASNAISCGLLRQMEYDADRYEYGLVGSETFAQTSRDLRVLGHSQAIMIGQLFELFQQGKLADDMILVGDWARQSLPTTDLMQIDKEMQAEQPSLLTTHPTDIARVSKSNQANSQGIVAFQRPARDVIKHYKPLCKNVTWDFYSDKFGRRISPSALQPTEELFG
- a CDS encoding carboxy terminal-processing peptidase; protein product: MTSPQPRFVRPLLLSAFCAIIFAAPQISPCAAEDLVAPTKTDQNVAKIVAALLERRHVSRTGLNDELSARAMELFLKSLDPMKLYFYQSDVDEFARYNLTIDDMVKGGNLDVAYVVFKRFLQRIDERVAVAEALLNEDFDFTTDESIVVEPDAARYPTSPEEAKDRWRRQIKFNLLVAKDEALERKRKAEESGEEYKPTQEDLEDPKAKLLRRYKRNQKRWHETDSDQLLELFLTSVTTSYDPHTTFMSPKSLDNFRIMMRLNLEGIGAALREKDGHTVVSRVIPGGAAHKQGELKADDYIVSVGQGTDGEMVDIVEMPLDDVVEQIRGHAGTIVRLGIKSGGTGETKILTITRAKVELEDSAARSQVVETDGETGPKMKIGYISLPSFYLDMEAARRNARDYRSSTKDVRDRLNEFKDDGIAAVILDLRMNGGGSLTEAINLTGLFIDQGPVVQVKDSDGQVTPYADEDSGVAWDGPLVVLTSKFSASASEILAGAIQDYGRGIVVGDVATHGKGTVQTLMDLGQEILRSNRAPNFGALKVTLQQFYLPDGESTQKEGVKADIILPSLTTHMDVGEADLEYALEHDRVEKTKHRKYNMMGADVLNTVRTNSANRIEKSDEFVDLLRRIESYQRQKSEKFVSLQEDKFFARRKELDSQKEEEKQLLEAEMPDDEVFRHNFYNDEVLNITRDYVEALKRQNLARAN